The following proteins come from a genomic window of Thermodesulforhabdaceae bacterium:
- the rpmF gene encoding 50S ribosomal protein L32 translates to MGVPKRKTSRSRRNNRRSHDGLDAPAASICPKCKETKLPHRICPACGTYKGRVVLEEQEEE, encoded by the coding sequence ATGGGTGTTCCAAAAAGAAAAACTTCTAGATCTAGACGAAACAACCGTAGATCTCACGATGGGCTTGACGCTCCCGCTGCTTCCATTTGCCCGAAGTGTAAAGAGACGAAACTCCCACACAGAATCTGCCCTGCTTGCGGAACCTACAAGGGCAGAGTTGTTTTGGAAGAGCAAGAAGAAGAATAA
- a CDS encoding DUF177 domain-containing protein: MKLRVSDIPDQGISLSFAWSKTSLDVFMAPNDPYEIDFVEPLDVQVTFEKRAKCIHVSGSVRGTLTMTCHRCLDHFHWHLNLSLETFLFNKTQIDTLVEDEEVELENERLEEEFFDGEEIDVDLIIAEEIFLSLPQVLLCSENCKGLCPQCGANLNRESCTCRKMSSSPFAVLLQRKNLLPAAHS, translated from the coding sequence ATGAAGTTAAGAGTTAGTGATATACCAGATCAGGGAATTAGCTTGTCTTTTGCCTGGAGCAAGACAAGCCTTGATGTTTTTATGGCTCCAAACGATCCTTATGAGATTGATTTTGTTGAGCCTTTAGATGTTCAGGTAACATTTGAAAAACGGGCTAAATGTATCCACGTCTCAGGATCGGTTCGCGGGACGTTAACCATGACCTGCCACCGATGCCTCGACCATTTCCACTGGCACCTGAACCTTTCTTTGGAAACTTTTCTTTTCAACAAAACTCAAATAGATACGTTAGTAGAAGATGAAGAAGTGGAATTGGAAAATGAGAGACTGGAGGAAGAATTTTTCGACGGCGAGGAAATCGATGTTGATTTGATCATCGCTGAAGAAATTTTCCTTTCACTTCCGCAGGTTCTACTGTGCTCCGAAAACTGTAAGGGGTTGTGTCCACAATGTGGAGCCAATCTTAATAGGGAATCATGCACTTGCAGGAAGATGTCATCTTCCCCCTTCGCTGTGTTGCTACAGCGAAAAAATTTACTTCCTGCGGCTCATTCATAA